The region GTTTTTCCAATTTAAGAAAGTGAGGCTGCTTTATACTAGAAGACATTCTTTGgagaataaaatatgtttaaatcacCTGATATAATTTACTTTGTCTTTCAATAGAAACATTACAAGATTTGACTCTTactttcataattaaaatgcatataCATTCCCTGGATTGTGTATCACTTACAACCAACAGCAGACTAGCCAtcccagttctttttttttttaattaaatctttattgttcagattattacattagttactcttttttcccaccataactcccctccacccagttccctcccaccccaccctccgccctcactcctcacccactgtcctcatccataggtgcacgattattgtccagtctcttccctcacccccacaccctcttcccccccccccaagaatagtcagtcaattccctttctatgtccctgattctattacaatcaccagttcatactgttcatcagattatttattcacttgatttttagattcacttgttgatagatgtgtatttgttgttcatagtttgtatctttacctttttcttcttcttccttttcttaaaggataccttcagcatttcatttaatactggtttggtggtgataaactcctttagcttttatctgtgaagctctttatctggccttcaattctgaatgatagctttgctggataaagtagtcttggttgtaggttcttggtattcatcactttgaatatttcttgtcactcccttctggcctgcaaagtttctgttgagaaatcagctgacagtcgtatgggtactcccttgtaggtaaccgattttctttctcttgctgcttttaggattctctctttgtgttttgctcttggcattttaattatgatgtgtcttggtgtggtcctctttggattccttttgtttggggttctctgcgcttcctggacttggaagtctatttctttcaccaggtaggggaagttttctgtcattatttcttcaaataggatttcaatatcttgctctctctcttcttccggcacccctataattcggatgttggtatgcttgaagttgtcccagaggctccttacactatcttcatatttttggattcttttttctttttgtttttctggttgggtgttttttgcttcttcatatttcaaatctttgacttgattcttgcgatcctctcatctgctgttgggagtctgtataatattctttatttcagtcagtgtatgcttaatttctagttggttctttatcacaacatcgagggtttcaccagtcttcttgaggatctcactgcatttatcggcggtctcaccagtcttttcgagggccttattaaatttatcggcggcttctagacagttctttaaagaccttaaaagtgtggttttgaactctatatccagcagcaGTTTGTTtccctccaattctgtcgtttgtgtcctgtttctttgtctcggcattttttatgcttcgctgtgttgatagagtgccttactgtgctaagtgtcccaattacgtgaggtagacactcttggtgcacccccttgtgggctttgtgcacagtcttgttgtaattaagccttgattgatgtagttatcactgtgaggaattgacccccaggccaattggctgtgagaatcagctgtgtctgcagtgggagaacttctgtgctggagacacccctctggggctagacttgctttgatggggctttggtgttcactgagtctgccccctgagtgtgtcttttatggttccacggagctgcaaactggatggtcccactctgacctctgggcttcctggctcctggatctctagggaggtgctaatctagcctttgcctgaggctatccagcaaaagtctccctgcagggcttgggtggggcgggtcccacaggatcaacagggtggggttagcaattatggctgctctcagtcttgccctcagaggctctgcttctcagtgtcccagtaatcgctgcaagtcccacggagagaaagctgccctagggttctgagcgatgtcAGACAGTCCCgattctcctgtatgagtctgggtccctagagactcgcccggaactggagctcagagcctgagactccctcccaattgaaaaggacaaccacgccctcagccgccagcccgctctgcatgcacttcacaccttagtattttacttcagcactgtgcctcctctgagtctcggtatgcttttctctttcctcctcgttgtagaacttccactcagccagccttcctgtggttctggatgatgtccgttccatcttttagttgtatttttgaagtggttgttcgaggcagcaaactccggtgtttacctatgccgccatcttggtttctcccccatcCCAGTTCTTTACAGGACATTTAGTTCCATTGGGTCAGGAACATGCAGTTCCTCATCTCATTAGTTATCACCCCTTTGTCTGCAAGCGGTGAAGTGCATTAACGTCCTAGTTGAGAGCACTGTCTCATGGGGCAGAGCGCTTCCCTCTCACATGCAGCCCCTGGGCAATGGGCACAGTGGGGACTGTCCATGCGGCATCTCTGTCTGATGGTATCAGCGCCTCAGGAGGCAGTGTTCTCTTCTCTTTAACACAAGTTGGTCATGTCAGCAAGATGCCCACATACTCATTCTGCCAACCAGCCTGCCGCCTAAAGGACTACCTACCACATGCTCTACTCAGAGCTGTGCTCATTCACACACTGAGTGGATTATCAAAAATGTCAGATGACACACGTACAAAACTTGCTTCAGAATGTAACTTCCctgaagttttttttgttttgttttgtttttcctgaagaGGTTTTATTACACAGATAAGGGGTGGGGTTCAGTCCTTCTTGGCTGCTGCCTTCCTCATGGCTACAAGGACATTGCTcagctcctctctctttctcttggttCGGATGTGTGTCTCCACCCTTTTATTGATGAATTTCAGGGCCCTCTTGTCCTTAGAGACCTTGAGCAGCTCCATGGCTCCCCATACATAGGGGGCAAAGCCAGACACCTCTCGGATCGTGTCCTGCACAAACTTGGTGTGCTTAGTGAGGCGCCCGCGGCGGCGGCTGTGCCTCAGCTTGCTCATGTTCTTGGTCACCTTGTGGCCCTTCTTAAGGCCCATGGCCATTGGGTAGCGCAGAGCTGTGGCTGCTTCTCCTCAATAGCTGCCCTCCCTGAAGTTTTATTGCAAGAAAATTCTTAGGAGCTTATTATCAGCTTACAGGTACCCTTTCTGtggcattttaaaatgtgtattaacTTACCCAACATCTTTAGTTAGACCTCATTTTCCAGGTTGAATGCTTTCAGAAAAGAGTATTTTCAACCTTACGTAGACCTAGGGATAATATTTAGGTACTGATGGTCCAGGAAATATGTGGCCTGTACAGATTGCTAAAGACGCTGATATTAGATTTGTTTTTTGAAAAGTGTGCCCAGGAGAAGAGATTGAGGATGTGCTTGACAGCCTTTGCCGAAGAGATTAGGCATGTGACTTGTCTCAGCAGAGGCCAGGACTGGATGGTATAATCCAGGAGAAATCTGTGGAGGACCAAGAGGTACCTGATAATGTGGACCCCGGGTACACACAGGAGACTCAGAAAGGTTTTGAGATTGTCCTAAGGGCAAAAACATTGCCAGCTTGGACTGAAAGGAACAGGGACAAGACAAGATGTGAGAAGCCTGTCAGACTCCCCAAAGCTGTAGGCTCAAAATGAGCTGCTAGAGCTACCTGGCTGCAAATGTGTGCTGACTGCAGGAAAAAGGAAGAACGACTGAGGCCAGTGCCTCATGGCTGTGGTCACTATGTAGTTATTTGTATGCTCTGCATGTTCTCCTTCAGTTGTGTTTCTCTGAAACTCTTCCTTGATCTATGACTTGAAGTTTTACTCGCCCAGTGGTGAAATTACAAAAAGAAGTCATCCATTTCACAGTCACATGTATGAATGTCTCTGTGGGTAGTCGTCACTCTGTATTGTTTATGGAATCCTCTAGTCCAGGTGTGAGCCTCCTCCTGCATTAACTCCTAAACGCTGACCGGTCTTGTCTCTGATCCCTTAAAGGTGTTTTTATAATGGTATGAAGTagattttcacattattttttccatACCAATTGTCTTAGTACCCTTTACAGAAAAGACTCTTGTTCCCTCTGTCATGTACCAGTTATTCATTTATGCGCAGGTCTATGTGGGTCCCTACCCTCTTCCTTTGGCCTGCTTGTAGATTCTTAATCAAATAACCGACTACCTTATTTACACACTGTGATAATAAGTTACTAATTGATAAGACAGCCCTTCCTTCTTGTGTTCTTTAAGAGTTTCTTTGCTCTCCCTGGCCATTTGCATTAATATTAAATCTGCCAAATCATGCATTGGcatatttcttaatataaaatgTTGTTAGAACTATTCTTAGAtgcttgatatttttaaaatgctattataatactattttttaaactattttgtaTGTATTGGTTGCTGGTTATAGatgaataaaattgatttttataaaatgattaagTCCATCAATTTTTGTAAACTATCGATTAATTATTAATCTGAGTCTATTGGATTTTCTGTATAGATAATCACATCATCAGTAAATAATGCCAGCTTTGTTTCTTTTGATTCCTTgcaccatttatttcttttccttgtcaTTATAGCAGAGATTTCCAGTATAACATTAAGTAGAAATAATGATTATGGACATTCTTCCTTTGTTTCCATTGCAGGAGGTAGAACTTTTTACATTTCACCATTAAACATGCTATATGTTTTCATAGAAACCCTTTTATATGTTAAGGAAatcttttcttattttgcttaaagttgtttttaaatcatgagtataattttaagactattttcatctttaaatttttatttgttattaatatGATAAACTTATTGATTTTCTAATAACATACCTACTTGTATTTGGGGGGAGAAAATGCAGCTTGATCATGGTACAATACTCTGTCTTGTATTATTAGATCCTACCTACTTGTGCCTTTTGTGAAATTCTTGCATTGTTACACGAGTGAGGTTAACTTATAACTTTCCTTCTCATGACATTCCTTTGTGTTTAGTGTCAAGATTTTGCCAGTCTCCTAAAATACACTGATGAGTGTTCTCTTACTTTCACTTCTCTAAcgtattttatttagaattataAGTATTTATTTGGATATTTACACATTGGGAGGCCATGTGAGCCTGAACTTTTTGATGTGGAGAGATGTTTGACAGAGTTAATTTCTTTAATagtttaaatactagaggcccggtgcacaaaaatttgtgcactcgggggcatccctcagcccagcctgccctctctaacagactgggagccctcacaggatgtcctcctgatgtccctgtggggagcgggcctaagcagcagtctggcctccctctgtggaaggcaactggccaatCAGGtgtatagatactttctgaaggcaacacagactccttccttatttctttcctctgtggttggagaataggggactaaaaggtagagacagaactgtggccgggcctggggctcttgtaggcagcagaaggaaggagagggctggggaaagtctagacatggttttcttgaattgtcctcccttcctccgggcccctcactctgttctttccttgtcgtggacgcttgggcctcggactgacaggagcccagcgacaatggagttcagccccctcacttctcagctgaacatacaaccgcctcacattccaagtggagctgttttcaagtggctaaagtgctggcaattcatgcctcctggcctttcccctctcgggtttcttccttgggtcagttgcaaacttcaccgagacaccgaagcaactctgccctggtagttctgcaccagcccctgcccgggcctggccgggcactcttccttgaggtctctgggtccacagtctgagctcagggaggtcacccgGAGCCCGTTACcccggacaggtggggcaggggggctagcttgaTGAGCCGGAGGAAtatggcagagtaagagttggtatgaaccagcgcctgcttagccagacttcctaagctccccatcGGGCCCAGGCTgcgccccttccccacaccaggaggatcccagttgaggtcccctccctgcacccagcgctctcctccctgttctaccactgggggaagggagcagctcacctgctctggaccctgccaacctggcaggctgaagcacaggcggtgcagcctagggtgctggtggctgtaagccttctcccccttcctgaaGCGTGGGGcagggttgcagcagctcacagctgcccctgggcaccatgcatggagacactgctctccactgagccaccgtccacccaggacctgtgggggttggggtggcctcgggctcccactggccccactgaagccagactcgGCTTGACCGGCCACCCCCGCTGCCCGAGGGCTGCGCATGCCCCAtgggcctcatcgccctcatgaatcGCCGTGGTCCAGccgtcccatcccaggaagtggccatccggatcgccatggctcactccccggtgcagttgggcctgcccagcaagcatgtaggcaggagctgggcctctgaggggaaggaggagggatgtgcaggccagggcagaagtggggaacttggcggtGTAAACACAGCCCCCCCCTCGTTGTGCCAGCCCCtgtgctctcgggcctggggtgtgggtgacggacctggagctgcggcctgaaggcagccctcgttggcttggaatcacagtggtcgaacagggagggatgtggggtgtcaaattctgtctctctctctctctctctctctctctctctctctctctctctctctcagagaggGCCCAGTGTTTCCAGCGTGCGGGCGGGGCTCAGGCGAAGACAAGTGATGCCGATCGCCTTGCCTGAGCATCTGCCCGCCCCCGGGTCGCACATGGGAGTGGGCCCCGTGTCCCTGGCAGGCGGGCAGGGCTCAGGCGAAGCGATCAGCGATCACTTcgcctgagcccccacccccaggttgcacacaggggcctggatggcggctcacgctgtcctgccctgcctgcactatgcaaattagctgccatctttgttggcagttaatttgcatatcgctctgatcagccaatggcaggcagagcgaaggtatggtcaattaccatgtttgtctattattagtgtagatattttttatttttttaaaaaaattaaatctttattgttcagattattacagtcgttcctcttttttccccccatagctcccctccacccagttcccatcccaccctctgcccttaccccccctcccccactgtcctcatccataggtgtacgatttttgtccagtctcttcccgcaccccccgaGAAcagtcagtctactccctttctatgcccccgattctattatattcaccagtttattctgtacatcagattatttattcacttgacttttagattcacttgttgatgtgtatttgttgttcatagtttgtatctttacctttttcttcttcttcctcttttttttttttttaatatattttattgattttttacagagaggaagggagagagatagttagaaacatcgatgagagagaaacatcgatcagctgcctcctgcacatctcctactggggatatgcccgcaacccaggtacatgcccttgaccggaatcgaacctgggacctttcagtccacaggccgacgctctatccactgagccaaaccggtttcggcattcttcctcttcttaaaggatacctttcagcatttcatataatacttgtttggtgttgatgaactcctttagctttttcttatctgtgaagctctttatctgaccttcaattctgaatgatagctttgctgggtaaagtaatcttggttgtaggttcttggtattcatcactttgaatatttcttgccactcccttctggcctgtatagtttctgttgagaaatcagctgacagtcatatgggtactcccttgtaggtaaccgattttctttctcttgctgcttttaggattctctctttgtgttttgctcttggcattttaattatgatgtgtcttggtgtggtcctctttggattccttttgtttggggttctctgcgcttcctggacttggaagtctatttctttcaccaggtaggggaagttttctgtcattatttcttcaaataggatttcaatatcttgctcactctcttcttccggcacccctataattcggatgttggtacacttgaagttgtcccagaggctccttacactatcttcatatttttggattcttttttctttttgtttttctggttgggtgttttttgcttcttcatatttcaaatctttgacttgattcttgcgatcctctagtctgctattggaactctgtataatattctttatttcagtcagtgtatgcttaatttctagttggtcctttttcataacctcgacggtctcattagatttcttgagtgtctcactaaatttattggcagtttctagaaaattcttgaaaaactttataagtgtggttttgaactctatatccagtagtttgctttcctccatttctgtcatttgtgtcctgtttctttgtctctgcattttttatgcttccctgtgttgatagagtggctttctgtgctaggtatcttatagggcccagtggctcagcctccccaattacctgaggtggacactcttggtgcacccctttgtgagctttgtgcacagtcttgttatagttaagccttgattgttgtaggtatcactgggaggatttgacctccaggccaattggctgtaagaatcagctgtatctacagtgggagaacttctgtgctggagacacccttctggggcaagacttgcttcagtggggctttggtgctcactgagtctgccacctgaatgtgtcccttacgGATCTGAGGAGctataatctggatggtcccactctgaccactgggtatactggctcttggatctctaaattggtgctaatttagcctctgcctgaggctacccagcaggagcgatggagagatctgcagattcctcttctttgttcggggtttggaagtgcccagatgaggcccaattgtgaagcaatgcaagctgctgttgggccttgggccttcttttggaagttctgggtctctctgacccagctgcagtttgttaggtaattttcagattgcaaagggccaggcctttcatatgcaaaagcctctgggcacagcttgggtgaggtggggtgggggtctcagGATATCAACAgtgtggagcaagcagctatggctgctcctcagtcctaccctaagaggccccgagtttcagtgtcccggtaatcactgcaagctcctctgagagaaagccgccctcgatttccgcccactgccagacagtccagtttctccccgtatgagtctgggtccccagagactctcctggaactggagttcagagcagtcgggagcttgagactccctcccgattgaaaaagacaaccatgtcctcagttgccagccctgtCCACGTGCgccacatcctcagttgccagccctttccacgtgcacctccgtacctctgcactttacttccgcacctcctctgagtctcagtgtgcttttctctttccttctagttgtagaatttccactcagccagcctttctgtgattctggatgatgtgcattttgtcttttagctgtatttttgaagtggttgggcgaggcagcaatttctggtgtttacctatgccgccatcttggtttctctgtagATATTGTTTAAATAGTTGACTTTAAAGAGTTACAAAACTTAATTtcaagtttttttatttcttttcgtGTCAGTTTTGCAAAGATGGCTTTCAAGAAACATGTCAACTGCACCTAAGTATTCTAATTTATTCACAAAAGCTTGCTCATAATATTTTCCTATAATCTCCCATAGagagaggatttttttctttcctgatacttagttatctttccttttttctttcagtcTTCCAATAGGTTTGTCAGCTTCAGTAGTTGTAGAAAAACCTCCTCTATGctatatgatatttttcttttttattaatagtaCCATACTTTATTTCTTTCCTCCTACCTTCTTTGGTTTTTATTATCCTTACTTCTTGTGATAGATGCTTAATTCACTAGTTTtcagtgctttttcttttttgaatacaTGCAGTAGAAGCTATGAATTTCTTTCTGTAGTAGTACTGCTTTGGCTGCATCCCACAAGTTTTCATATTTTGACAATGCTTTTTAATTTGCAtcgtgatttcttctttgatccatggTTATTACAAAgttatttcttcatttacaaGTATATTTGAATTTTCTAACTGTCTTTATTTTAGCTTAGTTGTCACAGAACATACCTTCATTGTAAGGTTGCACCAAAAGTCACTAGTTcagttccccgtcagggcacatgcctgggttgcaggctcaatctccactaaggggtgtgcaggaggcagccaatcaatgtttttctctcattgatgtttctgtctctctcctctccttctaaaACAAAAAGTTCAGAAAGAGCTTCCTACAGACATGGAAAAACTTCTGatgcctgtattttttttttaattctcacccaaggatattttttccattgattttttttagagagagtggaagggagagggagagacagagagtaacaccgatgtgaaagaaacacatcaattggttgccagggccgggagcttgcaaccaaggtacgtgcacttgaccagaattgacagtccacagtctgacaatttgtccactgagccaaaccagctagggccggaTGACCTGTATTGAAGACCAAACACAAGAACATATCCCACTTAGTACCATGATGACCACGGCCAAAGcaaaacaatattgaaagaaaaggctggacCTGACTTCTGTGTTGAATTTACTGCTAGTTGTGGGTGGTTTAAACTATTCAAGAATTGTTATTTATTCTGTAATGTGAGAGTGAGTTGTGACCCTGTAAGTGCTCATATGAAGTCAGCTGAAGAATTTTTGTAAACTCTAGATAAGGTGATTGTGGAGGAAAATTACTTGCCAGAGCAAATATTCAATATGGCTGAAACTTCACTATTGTGGAAATAAATGCCTGAAAGGACTTTCATCCCTAAGGGGACCAAGTCAGTGTTGGTTTCAAGGCTTTTAAGGATGAGATAACCATCTTGCTTGGTGGCAGTGTTGCAGGTTACAAATTGAAACCCTTTATAATGGGGATAGTGAGAACAGCAGGGCCTCCAAGCTCGTCAATAAGCACGCTGCCAGTGTCCTGCGGGAACAATGAGAAGTCACGGGAGATCCAGCTCCTCCTCCACGATGCCCTCCTGAGTTGCTGTGTCAGTGGAATAGAGAAGTACTGTTTGAAGAAGAACATAGCTTTCAAGATTTTGCCTATTGTTAATAACACTCATGGCATCCTCTTTTTATTGGTGGTGTTCTTCCCAATATCAAAGTGCTGTTTCTCCAAACATTACCTCTTTGATCAAATGGATCAGGGAGTTGTAACAGCTTTTAAAGCCTACTCCCTGAAGATGACTTTTGCTCAGGTTTTTGCTGTAACTGAGGAAGACACTGAGAAGTCATTGATGCAATTCTAGAAGGACCTCAACCTCTGTGACTACATCAGAAACCTTGCTTAGGATTCGGATAATGCCACCAAGGAGTATAGGTTCTTGTTATAAAACAAGACCCATTTCAAATATTCCCAGTGGGACACAGCCTGGCACCCTGCCTGCCCAAGGCATTTAAAACAGCCcatctttttctttcccattgatgTCACAGATCACGCTGGAGGACAGCATGAGTAACTACTTCAGTGTCACCTACAGGCATGTCCTGGGGTGTAGAAAGGTTTGCTGACTTAAAAGACAGTAAATTCACTTATTTCAAAGTCTAAAATTCAATGTTACTTATTTCGTGTAAAATTAAAGATaatgtgtataaataaataaatttagatgGAAATCATGAGCATGTTAGTATTCACACTAACCATGTGATGATTTTATTTGGCAGTTTGCGTGTGAACTTGGACATGGGTAAAGCAGCATATGGGTGGATGATGATGAGGGATGAGAATATTCCCGGCACAGTCGTCCGGACCAGCACCATCCCAGAGGAGCTGGGCCGCCTCGTGTACCTGCTGACGGATAAGACAGGtaccacttgtgtgtgtgtgtgtgtgtgtgtgcgcacacgcgCGCACCTCAGGTTGCCTGGTGTGTATATGTCCACGTGGGTTTATGGTGTCTGTGCATTGAGTCACATTTAGAGTTTCTCAGACTCTGCTCTTGAAAACTGACACGCAACtaattttcatcttctcataTACACAGTATCATCAGAATTAGCAAAATATTACATTCTCAGAGATTGAAAtgacatttctatatttttaattttttacagccTTACAGATTTTTTGGTCTTATTTTTAACTGCTTTTATTACACCTCTCTAGTGGCTTTTTAAGAGCAAAAATTGCTTGTTTATTATAGAATGACACATGAGCTATAGAAGAAAATAACAATTTGATGTTTTAACAATGACCTTCTCCTTAAGAGCCTTACCACAATTTATCTCACCTTGGGGTTTCATGCccaaaataaattatctttattttgttttgtttcttttattcatCAAAGAATTCTTGTCAATCCATAACAtactaggaaaaaaacacacaatttgaATGCAGCACTATAATAAAAACCAGATCTAAAGGTTCAATTCCTCCTTGATTTATTGGTTTATGATTTCCAAATAATTATTAGTgaactataaataaaataatatttgtataaaTGGTAAAGAAAATGTCTCGAATAAAAgtcagcattttaaataaaatattagaaaagttCTCACTATaatcaggaagaagaaagagaaatctgCTAACAACACTGctgtttaattattattattctagcCATTGCAGCAagacaagaagtagaaataaggtaaacaacaaaaggaaaaaacaaatgtttGCAGATGTAACGATCAACCAAGAAAAGCACTGGTGGATACAAGCGATCAGTAGAGTGAGTGGCAGGTTCCAGATAAAAGCAGCACAGTAGCCCTTTGCGGGTAGAATAGACTAGAGAATAGCACCCTTCCTGCTAGCCTAAGTCCACGCAGAGCATGCACGCTGGGACCCGATAGCCTAAGTCCACATGGAGCACACATGCTGGGATGTGAAGATGGCAGAGG is a window of Myotis daubentonii chromosome 8, mMyoDau2.1, whole genome shotgun sequence DNA encoding:
- the LOC132239707 gene encoding large ribosomal subunit protein eL36-like — its product is MAMGLKKGHKVTKNMSKLRHSRRRGRLTKHTKFVQDTIREVSGFAPYVWGAMELLKVSKDKRALKFINKRVETHIRTKRKREELSNVLVAMRKAAAKKD